A single genomic interval of Helicoverpa armigera isolate CAAS_96S chromosome 22, ASM3070526v1, whole genome shotgun sequence harbors:
- the LOC135116646 gene encoding uncharacterized protein LOC135116646, with product MPPLTLDGDTLGEKHKHFNKLVQEAIANKQYELRNISDEDSDIDNLLKINIAAKTRNVDYIIQVIKSNDMLYAATAIKKSKWLVTEAQYAHIINPEYLHTQLLPSMNTKTFNKLMLHIRLHLKDEKRVETFYEYLKDTDGACKWLQNCSIPFIENAIKNHRVIPADLFKRLCKRSVHLIRYYTRMEASTYVVKQELLFLLKTHTADILNMVEDKEIDSYPSLGKKKTEIVMKTCPERILAKFDRYINAVDLSVATKYFNKKDIQSLLRQYVQYAIIDKRTFKPFIDIIPEEERFEFVNKTFIDKTEMSLIFTNSDMTVIEYFVKPYEWYEYAPFHVALPELEKLIRKEPAPPERCAMLSVLIRCARQNPQHIKTLISYYAEKHINEPFIFKLKFVNNLLSEVPTHEFDVETWNVLDKLFHSMDIYTETDNQLHDVQMSLQAIVTYRLLHDEPIPEIIKQKIKLGWLKQKHLNQEQENKMFSYLLDLAMEKIQVENIENESELHNNVVQLTNALNLLKDWKKDINTYPIILEKIHELVSIKEKNSWLHFNLSSLYLTNKSWRKSMFQDSLALCVSEDTCLNALKHDPQLLERHDKEIDTLRSNDAVSLRRLLAKLRVYWPHSLAQQWIDAYLLNLNNTTGHKAAFKGLFSLLPQKEVVEFAKKHVPHDFKINWGKTDPTEIRIQKNIANYLYYTRPLIPLDTVLCYAKGDYLQYAVPSLNSISHSMSAMESSEYVSKLLDAPVSLQKHGIKLAFLKLKTDDLKSLFSNIWDRTKNSSIQAVLFKTTFDKMCSVNNPTDETKLWELLRMFIDKLIKSDENGISQDIFKKLANVSEVPESVRAEYYMTSYEYLTSLPASSNCESYVKQLTEYAPDIMERLEGDFVVEKLLSSAEDNFFSISYSESIELFACYVLCGKSQEGQLKRFQTFIYPLMKKAFQCWGNIHSNDFYVKDNLKSFLRNLVWNFLKYFTSNKITVPTRLFAEIRNMMVNELPLLENYLLITSWKLVTEYVSSMNELGFKCDVFDTNILNHFARFDFGSMPNDMENLWKGIHVKVSPSFGTAAVKCLKEDVIQYSTTIHCFFSDAFARAFEMLSFKNYYFILETLQCMLSDVECITSYLVVSKVTPKHVDSELKPKRSEIRKRIRSHPSLTVQVHYYNDFWDVAED from the coding sequence ATGCCGCCGTTGACGCTAGACGGAGACACTCTCGGGGAAAAGCACAAACACTTCAACAAACTTGTGCAAGAAGCTATTGCTAATAAACAATATGAACTACGTAACATTAGTGATGAAGATAGCGACATAGACAaccttctaaaaataaacatagccGCCAAAACCAGAAATGTCGACTACATCATCCAAGTTATAAAATCCAACGACATGCTGTACGCAGCCACAGCTATTAAGAAGTCCAAGTGGCTGGTGACAGAGGCGCAGTACGCGCACATTATCAACCCAGAGTACCTGCACACGCAACTGTTACCTAGCATGAACACCAAGACGTTTAACAAGCTCATGCTGCACATTAGACTACATCTGAAGGACGAGAAGCGAGTCGAAACGTTTTATGAATACCTTAAGGATACCGACGGAGCTTGCAAATGGCTGCAAAACTGTTCCATACCTTTCATAGAAAATGCTATAAAAAACCATCGAGTCATACCAGCGGATCTTTTTAAACGTTTGTGCAAAAGATCTGTGCATTTAATAAGATATTATACGAGAATGGAAGCCAGTACATATGTCGTGAAACAAGAAttactatttttgttaaaaactcaTACTGCAGACATTTTAAATATGGTGGAAGATAAAGAAATTGACTCCTATCCTTCTTTGGGGAAAAAGAAAACAGAGATTGTTATGAAAACATGTCCAGAGAGAATACTGGCCAAGTTTGACAGATATATTAACGCAGTCGACTTATCAGtagcaacaaaatatttcaataaaaaagataTTCAGTCGTTACTTCGTCAGTATGTTCAATACGCCATAATTGATAAAAGAACTTTTAAACCTTTCATCGACATAATACCAGAAGAAGAGAGATTTGAATTcgtaaacaaaacttttattgacAAGACTGAAATGTCGCTTATATTTACAAATTCAGACATGACTgtgattgaatattttgtaaaaccGTATGAGTGGTATGAGTACGCACCATTCCACGTTGCTTTACCAGAATTAGAAAAGTTGATACGTAAAGAGCCCGCGCCGCCTGAAAGATGTGCTATGCTCTCAGTTCTCATCCGATGTGCAAGACAAAACCCTCAGCATATTAAAACGCTTATCAGTTACTACGCTGAAAAACACATCAATGaaccatttattttcaaactcaaATTCGTGAATAATTTGCTTTCAGAAGTACCTACTCACGAATTTGACGTTGAAACCTGGAACGTCTTGGATAAATTGTTCCACAGCATGGATATATACACAGAAACAGATAACCAGCTTCACGATGTACAAATGTCTCTCCAGGCAATTGTAACATATAGGCTTCTACACGATGAACCGATAccagaaataattaaacaaaaaataaaacttggctGGTTGAAACAGAAACATTTGAATCaagaacaagaaaataaaatgttttcttatttactAGACTTAGCGATGGAGAAAATACAGGTCGAAAACATTGAAAACGAATCCGAATTACATAATAATGTCGTTCAGTTAACAAATGCGTTGAACTTGCTAAAAGATTGGAAAAAAGATATTAATACCTATCCAATCATTCTAGAGAAAATACATGAGCTAGTTAGTATAAAAGAGAAGAATTCATGGCTTCATTTCAATTTATCCAGTTTGTATTTAACGAATAAATCGTGGCGTAAGTCAATGTTCCAGGATTCATTGGCTCTATGTGTGAGTGAAGACACGTGCCTGAATGCTCTGAAGCACGATCCTCAGTTACTCGAGCGTCACGACAAGGAGATAGACACGTTGCGAAGTAACGATGCCGTCTCGCTGCGGCGTCTGCTCGCCAAGCTGCGCGTCTACTGGCCGCACTCACTCGCTCAGCAGTGGATCGACGCGTACTTGCTAAATCTGAACAACACCACCGGACACAAAGCCGCCTTCAAAGGTCTCTTCTCGCTTCTTCCACAAAAAGAAGTAGTTGAATTCGCAAAAAAGCATGTTCCACacgattttaaaatcaattggGGAAAGACTGATCCTACTGAAATCAGAATCCAGAAGAATATTGCGAACTACTTATATTACACCAGACCACTGATTCCTTTAGACACAGTGTTGTGTTATGCTAAAGGAGACTACTTACAATATGCTGTACCATCACTTAATTCTATTTCACATAGTATGAGTGCAATGGAAAGTAGTGAATATGTGTCTAAATTATTGGATGCACCGGTCTCTTTACAAAAACATGGAATAAAGCTtgcatttttaaaactaaaaactgaCGATCTTAAATCACTGTTTTCGAACATTTGGGATCGTACAAAGAACAGTTCAATACAAGCCGTTCTCTTTAAAACCACCTTTGATAAGATGTGCAGCGTCAACAATCCAACTGACGAAACAAAACTCTGGGAATTGTTGAGAATGTTTATTGATAAGTTAATTAAATCTGATGAAAATGGTATCAGTCaagacatatttaaaaaattagcTAACGTAAGCGAGGTCCCCGAAAGTGTACGAGCAGAATATTATATGACAAGTTATGAGTATCTGACTTCATTACCTGCGAGCTCTAATTGTGAATCCTATGTCAAGCAGCTTACAGAGTATGCACCAGACATAATGGAGAGACTTGAGGGTGATTTCGTTGTCGAAAAATTATTGTCATCAGCTGAAGATAATTTTTTTTCGATATCCTATAGTGAATCTATAGAATTATTCGCATGCTACGTATTGTGCGGAAAAAGTCAGGAGGGTCAGCTGAAGAGGTTCCAGACATTTATATACCCATTAATGAAAAAAGCTTTTCAATGCTGGGGTAACATCCATTCAAACGATTTTTACGTGAAGGACAATCTAAAATCATTTTTAAGAAACTTGGTTTggaatttcttaaaatattttacttccaATAAAATAACTGTACCCACTAGACTGTTTGCAGAAATAAGAAATATGATGGTAAATGAGTTACCGTTATTGGAGAACTACTTACTAATTACGAGTTGGAAATTGGTTACAGAATATGTTTCTTCAATGAATGAACTCGGATTCAAGTGCGATGTTTTTGATACAAACATATTAAACCATTTTGCGCGTTTTGATTTTGGATCGATGCCAAACGACATGGAAAATCTCTGGAAAGGCATTCATGTTAAAGTATCTCCTTCGTTTGGCACAGCAGCAGTAAAGTGTCTTAAAGAAGACGTTATCCAATACAGTACAacaatacattgttttttttccgATGCTTTCGCGAGAGCATTCGAAATgttatcttttaaaaattattacttcATTCTAGAAACACTACAGTGCATGCTTAGTGATGTCGAATGTATTACGAGTTATTTAGTCGTTTCCAAAGTTACGCCTAAACATGTTGATAGCGAATTAAAGCCGAAACGATCTGAAATACGAAAAAGAATAAGATCCCATCCATCATTAACAGTACAAGTGCattattataatgatttttGGGATGTAGCAGAAGATTGA